A portion of the Psilocybe cubensis strain MGC-MH-2018 chromosome 10, whole genome shotgun sequence genome contains these proteins:
- a CDS encoding putative phospholipid-transporting ATPase IIB, producing MPSAVVAKATVASRRNRDYNSRRRGERYADDSDEEQGLLRSAAFEDDGIEDENRPRRNLSPVHEPPPPKNTTFSAKDKSRTIPFNAPEKFQSRYPPNIVRNQKYNTLTFLPIVFYEQFKYFYNLYFLLVALSQFIPALKIGFIVTYIAPLAFVLFVTMGKEAYDDYKRHQRDREANSQRYLILTPPPASRSEVDAEQDYLNTHANTRSVPSSSLKVGDLVLLEKNQRVPADLVLLHTSEASGTCFIRTDQLDGETDWKLRVAVPECQKLDEGDLVRLDAEIYADAPIKDIHTFVGTFTMNKPPANRSFSENSLPLHPLPPSVSPLTVENVLWSNTVLAAGSAVGFVIYTGAETRAVMNTSHPETKMGLLDLEINKLSKILCAVTFALSLVLVALNGFRGQWYVYVFRFLILFSSIIPISLRVNLDMGKTLYAQQIMNDAEIPNTIVRTSTLPEELGRITYLLSDKTGTLTQNEMEMKKLHMGTMSYGSDSMDEIAHQLALAFGATGEHGHQRQGSLATGAQLAVRGRRDMSSRVKDVVLSLALCHNVTPVTNDDGTVTYQASSPDEVAIVTWTASVGLTLTFRDRTRITLSTPSGTSLNFDILDIFPFTSESKRMGIVVRDAQTGEITFLQKGADVVMAKIVQKNDWLEEETANMAREGLRTLVMARKRISGTLYKEFASAYHQASISLEGRNEAMGNVVAKYLEHDLELLGLTGVEDKLQDDVKGTLEILRNAGIKIWMLTGDKVETARCIAISTKLVARGQYIHEMAKLKSGDQVRDQLDFLQNKLDCCLVIDGETLQLCLTLFKNEFIEIATKLSAVVACRCSPTQKADVARLIRAFTRKRVCCIGDGGNDVSMIQAADVGVGIVGKEGKQASLAADFSVTQFSYLTKLLLWHGRNSYRRSAKLAQFVIHRGLIISIMQAVFSAIFYFAPIALYQGWLMVGYATIYTMAPVFSLVLDIDVNEDLALLYPELYKELTKGRALSFKTFFQWLMISLYQGAAIMIMSLVLFENEFLHIVSISFTALILNELIMVALEITTWHIYMVISEIVTLFFYIISIAFLPAYFDLSFVITVPFAWKVAVIVAISALPLYIFKLIKRRVAPAASSKLL from the exons ATGCCATCCGCAGTAGTCGCAAAAGCGACTGTTGCATCGCGCAGAAATCGAGACTACAATTCcaggagaagaggagaacGCTATGCGGATGACTCGGATGAGGAGCAAGGGCTTCTGCGATCTGCCGCttttgaagatgatggaATTGAAGATGAGAATCGACCAAGACGAAACTTAAGCCCT GTACACGAGCCACCACCTCCGAAAAATACTACCTTCAGCGCGAAAGATAAATCACGAACGATACCCTTCAATGCTCCAG AAAAGTTTCAATCACGATACCCTCCAAACATTGTCCGAAATCAAAAGTACAACACTTTGACCTTCCTTCCCATTGTATTCTATGAACAGTTCAAGTACTTCTACAACCTTTACTTTCTTCTCGTCGCGTTATCTCAGTTCATTCCAGCCCTGAAGATCG GTTTCATTGTGACATATATTGCCCCTCTTGCTTTTGTTCTCTTCGTGACAATGGGAAAGGAGGCGTATGACGACTACAAACGACACCAACGTGATCGCGAAGCAAACTCGCAGCGATACCTCATACTCACTCCTCCTCCCGCTTCCCGCTCCGAAGTCGACGCAGAGCAAGATTATCTCAATACTCATGCCAACACTCGATCTGTACCCTCATCTTCTCTCAAAGTTGGcgaccttgttcttctggaAAAGAACCAAAGAGTACCGGCGGATTTAGTTCTATTGCATACTTCCGAGGCTTCTGGGACTTGTTTTATTCGAACGGATCAACTAGACGGAGAGACGGATTGGAAGTTACGCGTAGCAGTCCCTGAGTGTCAGAAGTTGGACGAAGGTGATTTAGTCAGGCTGGATGCAGAGATTTACG CGGACGCACCCATAAAAGACATTCACACTTTTGTCGGCACGTTCACTATGAACAAGCCTCCTGCGAACAGATCCTTTTCCGAGAATTCTTTACCCCTACATCCTTTACCACCCAGTGTCTCGCCGCTTACAGTCGAAAATGTTCTTTGGTCAAATACAGTTCTAGCAGCCGGGTCGGCAGTGGGTTTTGTGATCTATACAGGTGCCGAAACTCGTGCAGTCATGAATACCAGCCATCCTGAGACAAAGATGGGGTTGTTGGATCTAGAAATTAATAAGCTCTCTAAG ATTCTCTGTGCTGTTACATTTGCTCTATCACTTGTTCTCGTGGCCCTCAATGGGTTCAGGGGTCAGTGGTATGTATATGTGTTCCGTTTCCTCATCCTGTTTTCCTCGATTATTCCTATCAG CTTGCGCGTCAATTTGGACATGGGAAAAACATTATATGCTCAGCAAATAATGAACGACGCAGAAATTCCGAATACGATAGTCCGGACAAGCACACTTCCCGAAGAGCTTGGTCGAATAACATATCTGCTCAGCGATAAAACAGGAACGTTGACACAAAACG AGATGGAAATGAAGAAGCTGCACATGGGCACAATGTCGTATGGTTCAGATTCTATGGATGAAATCGCACATCAACTGGCGCTTGCATTTGGGGCAACGGGCGAGCATGGACATCAGCGTCAAGGGTCACTGGCGACAGGTGCGCAGTTGGCTGTACGTGGTCGCAGAGATATGTCTTCCAGAGTGAAGGATGTTGTTTTGAGTCTTGCTCTGTGTCACAAT GTTACTCCTGTAACGAACGACGATGGGACAGTGACGTATCAAGCATCTTCGCCGGACGAGGTCGCCATCGTCACATGGACAGCTTCAGTTGGGCTCACACTTACATTCCGCGACCGGACCAGGATCACGCTGTCCACACCCAGCGGGACCAGTCTCAACTTCgacatccttgacatctTTCCCTTCACGTCTGAGAGCAAGCGCATGGGCATTGTCGTACGCGACGCACAGACGGGCGAGATCACATTCCTGCAGAAGGGTGCGGACGTGGTGATGGCCAAGATAGTACAGAAAAATGACTGGCTTGAAGAGGAGACAGCGAATATGGCGCGCGAGGGTTTGCGCACGCTTGTCATGGCGCGCAAGCGGATTTCGGGCACATTGTATAAGGAATTTGCTAGCGCGTATCACCAGGCGTCAATTAGCCTGGAGGGAAGGAACGAGGCGATGGGTAACGTCGTTGCGAAATATCTGGAGCATGATCTAGAACTCCTGGGCTTGACAGGTGTGGAGGATAAGTTGCAGGATGATGTTAAGGGCACCCTCGAGATTTTGCGCAATGCTGGGATCAAGATTTGGATGCTCACTGGAGATAAAGTCGAGACCGCAAGGTGTATCGCTATCTCGACAAAGTTGGTTGCTAGAGGCCAGTATATTCATGAAATGGCAAAAT TGAAGTCCGGCGATCAAGTTCGAGATCAACTAGACTTCTTACAGAACAAACTTGATTGCTGTCTTGTCATCGATGGTGAAACGCTACAG TTATGCCTTACTCTGTTCAAGAATGAGTTCATCGAAATTGCCACCAAACTTTCCGCAGTTGTCGCCTGCCGATGTTCGCCAACCCAGAAAGCTGACGTCGCCCGTCTGATTCGTGCTTTCACAAGGAAACGCGTCTGTTGTATAGGTGATGGTGGCAATGACGTCAGCATGATTCAAGCTGCCGATGTCG GTGTCGGTATTGTTGGCAAGGAAGGCAAACAAGCATCTCTTGCGGCCGACTTTTCTGTGACCCAATTCTCGTATTTAACCAAACTGCTCCTTTGGCATGGTCGAAACTCTTATCGTCGTTCTGCAAAACTGGCCCAATTCGTAATCCACCGTGGTTTAATCATTTCAATCATGCAAGCGGTCTTTTCTGCTATTTTCTACTTCGCACCCATCGCTTTGTATCAAGGGTGGCTAATGGTCGGGTATGCGACTATTTATACTATGGCACCTGTATTCTCGTTGGTTTTGGACATCGATGTCAATGAGGATCTGGCTCTGCTTTACCCTGAGCTGTATAAAGAGCTCACAAAg GGTCGTGCATTGTCGTTCAAGACCTTTTTCCAATGGTTGATGATCAGTCTTTACCAAG GCGCTGCCATCATGATCATGTCCCTTGTCCTCTTTGAGAATGAATTTTTGCATATTGTATCTATTTCATTTACCGCACTCATTCTGAACGAGCTCATCATGGTCGCTCTTGAAATCACTACATG GCATATCTATATGGTCATATCTGAGATCGTGACATTGTTCTTCTACATTATCAGTATTGCATTTTTACCAGCATATTTCG ATCTATCTTTCGTTATCACAGTTCCTTTTGCATGGAAAGTCGCGGTCATTGTGGCCATCAGCGCACTGCCGTTGTATATTTTCAAGCTCATCAAGAGGCGGGTGGCTCCTGCTGCGTCAAGTAAATTACTATAG
- a CDS encoding Golgi pH regulator, which yields MTDLLDYTLSHLSSVKIDTEDLASFSRQISLFLVGIIILSSIRLVLRGATRALRVTSRNLAASLMLLVLAQIMGMYLLSTLVQMRSSFPPPPPPPSHPSSSTDAAPENLFSTIPQYELFGALFDWSFLVAAGASVFVRWGAERVNGHGEAD from the exons ATGACCGACCTTTTGGACTACACCCTCTCACACCTCTCCTCCGTAAAAATCGACACTGAAGATCTCGCGTCGTTTTCGAGGCAAATTAGTCTTTTCCTCGTGGGTATTATTATTTTGAGTAGTATTCGGTTGGTGTTAAGGGGTGCTACGAGG GCGTTGCGCGTTACGAGCAGAAACCTAGCAGCATCTCTCATgctcctcgtcctcgcccAAATCATG GGAATGTACCTCCTATCCACCCTCGTACAAATGCGTTCCTCCttcccacccccacccccaccgcCCTCGCACCCCTCCTCATCCACTGACGCCGCCCCCGAAAACCTATTCAGCACGATCCCGCAGTACGAGCTGTTCGGTGCGCTCTTCGACTGGTCGTTCCTCGTTGCTGCGGGCGCGTCTGTGTTTGTGCGATGGGGTGCTGAGCGCGTGAATGGGCATGGTGAGGCTGATTGA
- a CDS encoding Peptidase M20 domain-containing protein 2 — protein sequence MASRGATLRSGRAPRSHAAARDVPTTGSDWDPPASRGDDPKQEALPTGMEEGGARGRDDHRGNNPNNTGSAAAAARRARRSLSLNSLNRYMVDTEINSVYRSSVNDAQTVVTETKELITSLMDRLSRIENAINMNGSIFEVSRAPEDSDNSHGREESQEITIDNDYLQIQEMERKLTEMKKAYTRRYQSIEVQPKTERRGISTTPMSHDVEDLITQAARQQTQARRTEAIKPSNQLPAESLLGQLLANPKGNSGKEHAELSARALGPLDTEGHIINPARFKPLPPTAPDKYHGDADFMKFYKYITQCDRFCKEAALPPQDQVVKCADYLAGKAYKFYSTMVSISVDSWDRRRFFTELYNYCFPPDYRLKQRKKLEKFSQGSMTVAEYAAELLILFRIVGKSTPSQRVDRLWNGLKPELQSALWKEGLDYEQNTWDEVIRIATRYEVAHEIERNQRQYIKYNKQYYVSGKYDYKTHDNNYGVNNDDEPSDSDHGQLSSGGTDDDSDQDKEDKVLALPQDSNVKASGYIRNAQIKCYRCGKTGHIGRHCRNVRRNISSTYNESPSVSNRDRALDSNSENEHHGATDQTASGLGSYFMEVEVAMCDIADTGLNTDIYSYSDHSAIDTTASQGTNVELSELHVNQILVSEDLEGGWTQLAQTVTAQLQDEDVDLKPEKIATSLFDADSLVKQGIECQKSCPIEFTHESGDISHSFGMPGGQVIELRLPPLPINIPAEAKFDSIQARRSTANNMSHGAAQASPPPVVWRPDDNQRPAPSHPGSSEIYRPDILQTIEKRIAELDKELRELSLDVHAHPELGFEEIHAHDVYTSFLEKHGFEMTRNFHLKTAWQAVFQHGSGGRVVGINSEMDALPGIGHACGHNLIGISGVAVACAIKAAMEKHDISGKIILLGTPAEEGGGGKVILLDKGAYKEMDICLMSHPAPGPVGSVSLSGSLAIQQITAEYRGHTAHAALSPWEGKNALDAAVLAYTNVSALRQQLKPTVRVHGIFEGKDWAVNIIPDYAKYKCLVRAPTLKELKVAVAKVLPCFKAAALATGCEVTIESPMTLTEIRQNRALGSEVANVVVNKYGAIDYEWGIKSASTDFGNITYALPSLHPGFAIPTVINGGNHTRDFAASAATMEAHYATLDVSKALAAAGVRVLTDEEFFKEVRRTFEEDMKEYNSD from the exons ATGGCCAGCAGAGGAGCCACATTGAGAAGTGGTCGAGCACCGAGGAGTCATGCGGCTGCCAGGGACGTGCCGACCACGGGGTCTGACTGGGATCCCCCTGCTTCGAGAGGTGACGACCCCAAGCAGGAAGCCTTGCCTACCGGAATGGAGGAAGGCGGCGCGCGTGGTCGGGATGACCACCGCGGGAATAATCCAAACAACACCGGGAGCGCAGCCGCTGCAGCCAGGCGCGCTCGTAGAAGCTTAAGCTTGAATAGTTTGAATAGGTATATGGTAGACACTGAGATTAATAGTGTCTATAGAAGCTCTGTGAATGATGCACAGACTGTTGTTACTGAAACTAAGGAACTCATTACATCCTTGATGGATAGGTTAAGTAGAATTGAGAATGCTATTAATATGAATGGTAGCATTTTTGAGGTTTCCCGTGCACCAGAGGACTCCGATAACAGTCACGGTCGCGAAGAATCGCAGGAAATTACAATTGATAATGATTACTTACAAATTCaggaaatggaaaggaaacTCACTGAAATGAAGAAGGCATACACGAGACGATATCAATCCATTGAAGTTCAACCGAAAACTGAGAGACGTGGTATATCCACCACTCCCATGTCTCATGATGTCGAAGATCTTATCACGCAAGCGGCGCGTCAACAAACGCAGGCTAGACGGACAGAGGCTATTAAGCCTAGCAACCAGTTACCCGCGGAAAGTTTACTCGGACAGCTTCTGGCCAACCCGAAAGGTAATAGCGGCAAGGAGCATGCCGAGTTAAGCGCCCGAGCACTGGGACCGTTGGACACCGAGGGACACATAATAAATCCCGCGAGATTCAAACCGTTACCGCCTACAGCCCCGGATAAGTATCATGGCGATGCAGACTTTATGAAATTTTACAAATACATTACTCAGTGTGACAGATTTTGTAAAGAGGCTGCATTACCTCCCCAGGATCAAGTAGTGAAATGTGCTGATTACCTCGCCGGAAAAGCATACAAATTCTACTCTACAATGGTGTCCATAAGTGTAGACTCCTGGGACAGGCGACGATTCTTTACTGAACTTTATAATTATTGCTTCCCACCCGATTACAGActgaaacaaagaaagaaactcGAGAAGTTTTCTCAAGGATCAATGACTGTGGCTGAGTATGCTGCCGAATTATTGATTTTATTCCGCATTGTGGGAAAGTCTACTCCTTCGCAACGCGTAGATCGTTTGTGGAACGGATTGAAACCTGAATTACAATCCGCCCTTTGGAAGGAAGGCCTCGACTACGAGCAAAACACGTGGGATGAAGTCATTAGAATTGCTACTCGCTATGAAGTTGCGCAtgaaattgaaagaaatCAACGACAATATATAAAATACAATAAGCAATACTATGTTTCTGGTAAATATGACTACAAGACACATGATAACAACTATGGTGTAAATAATGACGACGAGCCGAGTGACAGTGATCATGGTCAACTTTCATCGGGGGGAACAGATGATGACTCAGATcaagacaaggaagacaAGGTGTTAGCTTTACCTCAGGATTCAAATGTGAAAGCTAGCGGATATATCCGAAATGCCCAAATTAAATGCTACAGATGCGGGAAAACTGGGCATATCGGACGTCACTGCAGGAATGTTCGCCGAAACATCTCGTCTACATATAACGAGTCACCGAGTGTAAGCAACCGTGACCGTGCGCTCGATAGTAATAGCGAGAATGAGCACCACGGAGCAACAGACCAGACTGCCAGTGGTTTGGGATCATATTTCATGGAAGTTGAAGTGGCTATGTGTGacattgcagacacagggtTGAACACAGATATTTACAGTTACAGTGACCACTCTGCTATTGATACTACGGCCTCACAAGGAACTAATGTCGAACTGAGCGAATTACACGTTAATCAAATCCTCGTATCCGAAGATTTGGAGGGCGGGTGGACACAACTTGCACAAACCGTGACAGCCCAACTTCaggatgaagatgttgaCCTCAAGCCGGAGAAAATTGCTACATCCCTTTTTGATGCAGATTCTTTGGTTAAACAAGGTATCGAGTGTCAGAAATCTTGCCCTATCGAGTTCACCCATGAAAGCGGCGACATAAGTCATTCCTTTGGAATGCCTGGAGGGC AGGTTATCGAACTGCGTCTCCCTCCTTTGCCCATTAATATACCAGCCGAAGCAAAGTTCGATTCGATTCAAGCTCGCCGTAGTACTGCTAATAACATGAGCCACGGTGCCGCGCaagcctctcctcctcctgtaGTATGGCGCCCGGACGATAATCAACGGCCAGCTCCATCTCATCCGGGATCTAGTGAGATATATCGTCCTGATATCTTGCAGACCATTGAAAAGAGGATCGCGGAACTTGACAAGGAGCTGCGGGAATTGAGCCTCGATGTCCATG CACACCCTGAGCTGGGGTTCGAAGAAAT CCACGCGCACGACGTGTACACCTCATTCCTCGAGAAGCACGGCTTTGAAATGACGAGGAACTTTCATCTGAAAACTGCCTGGCAAGCGGTTTTCCAACATGGTAGTGGAGGGAGAGTCGTTGGAATCAACTCGGAG ATGGATGCGCTTCCTGGTATTGGCCATGCTTGTGGACATAATTTGATAGGAATATCAG GCGTTGCTGTCGCATGTGCTATCAAAGCCGCTATGGAGAAACACGATATTTCTGGCAAGATCATTCTTCTGGGTACACCAG CTGAAGAAGGCGGAGGTGGCAAAGTCATTCTCCTCGATAAAGGCGCATACAAGGAGATGGATATTTGCTTAAT GTCACACCCTGCACCTGGTCCTGTTGGGTCTGTAAGCTTGTCGGGTTCCCTTGCGATTCAGCAAATTACTGCAGAATATCGTGGTCATAC TGCTCATGCAGCCCTTTCGCCATGGGAAGGAAAGAACGCTTTAGACGCGGCCGTCCTTGCATACACCAATGTCTCGGCGCTGCGCCAGCAGCTGAAGCCTACCGTACGCGTACATGGTATATTTGAAGGCAAAGACTGGGCAGTCAATA TTATTCCTGACTATGCAAAATACAA ATGTCTTGTCCGAGCACCCACTTTAAAGGAATTAAAAGTAGCCGTGGCCAAGGTTTTGCCGTGCTTCAA AGCAGCGGCTTTGGCTACCGGATGCGAAGTGACTATCGAGTCTCCGATGACTTTGACGGAGATTCGACAGAATCGCGCGTTAG GTTCTGAAGTGGCCAACGTCGTCGTAAATAAATATGGGGCCATTGACTACGAATGGGGCATCAAAAGCGCTTCAACCGATTTC GGTAATATCACGTATG CCCTTCCGTCCCTCCACCCAGGCTTCG CCATTCCAACCGTCATAAACGGAGGTAACCACACTAGAGATTTCGCAGCGTCAGCAGCGACGATGGAGGCACATTACGCTACACTTGATGTATCAAAGGCGTTGGCGGCGGCAGGTGTGAGGGTATTGACTGACGAGGAGTTCTTTAAGGAG GTCCGAAGAACGTTTGAAGAAGATATGAAGGAATACAATTCAGATtag
- a CDS encoding ABC transporter G family member 11, producing MANSASSLYPLTSFTDNIPNTPGSVLSFEHLSYSVKSRKGTKLLVDDVSVQIRAGELLALMGPSGAGKSTLLDVMAYRKTMMEGGSIHLNGQAVSPGMMHKISTFVEQEDALLGVLTVRESVTYALRLHLPLLPRKQVNERVNRVLAALGLNGCADQKIGTPISRGISGGQKRRVTAACAMVTFPRILFLDEVTSGLDSTSAREVMAAIGTLSKAEGMIVIASIHQPSLETLAQFTNVMFLASGKTCYLGRVDELDAFFEEFGHPVPRFSSPSDHAMNFLNSDFAGSSKAVDEFRQFYTSWSSSMLADSKNNSSGQLIEDNSQLDGKAGPFATLFWHTAVLSERTTLNYLRNLLAYGVRVGMYGGMGLMLATIWIRLGNSDSIINDRLSVHFYSVAFLGFMSVAGIPSFLEERAVYYRESKNGLYSTLPFLLSNTLVNIPFLFISTIIFTVICYWAIGMNPGASQFFRFVIYLFLSIFAAESQALVVASLLPIFVAALAISAFMNGFWMSVGGYFIKARSLPRFWFYSFHYMDYQKYAFELMTNSDLRGLSFTCDTIINGTCACSYPSSTPDTCTVSGQDVLNYLDIGNIESKHWIGILISIVIIYRLFLFFALKTKSG from the exons ATGGCGAACTCGGCTTCCTCTTTGTATCCTTTGACCTCGTTCACTGACAATATTCCGAACACGCCAGGCTCCGTCCTGAGTTTCGAGCATCTGAGTTACTCTGTCAAGTCGAGAAAAGGGACGAAGCTCCTCGTTGACGATGTGTCTGTTCAAATCCGAGCAGGTGAATTACTGGCACTCATG GGACCTTCTGGTGCAG GAAAAAGTACACTTCTGGATGTGATGGCATATCGTAAGACGATGATGGAAGGGGGATCG ATCCATCTAAATGGACAAGCTGTAAGCCCTGGAATGATGCACAAGATCTCGACATTTGTCGAACAAGAAGACGCGTTGCTGGGCGTATTAACTGTCAGAGAATCTGTGACATATGCCCTTCGACTCCA CTTACCGCTTCTACCCCGAAAGCAAGTCAACGAACGAGTAAATCGTGTCCTCGCCGCTCTCGGGTTGAATGGGTGTGCCGACCAGAAAATCGGGACACCAATTTCGAGGGGTATCTCTGGCGGACAGAAAAGGCGTGTAACCGCAGCCTGTGCAATGGTGACCTTCCC GCGAATTCTTTTCCTCGATGAAGTTACGTCGGGG TTGGACAGCACATCAGCCCGCGAAGTAATGGCAGCCATCGGTACCCTTTCCAAAGCAGAAGGCATGATAGTCATTGCATCCATCCATCAACCATCTCTCGAGACCTTGGCACAATTTACCAATGTGATGTTCCTGGCATCTGGAAAGACATGTTATTTGGGACGAGTCGAcgaacttgatgcctttttcGAGGAATTTGGGCATCCAGTGCCACGCTTT AGCTCTCCATCGGATCATGCGATGAATTTTCTGAATAGTGATTTTGCAGGAAGTTCCAAGGCTGTGGATGAATTCCGTCAATTCTACACCTCATGGTCGTCCTCAATGCTTGCTGATTCCAAGAACAATTCATCGGGACAACTCATTGAAGACAACTCTCAGCTTGACGGAAAAGCTGGTCCGTTTGCGACATTATTCTGGCATACTGCTGTGCTATCAGAGCGAACGACTTTGAACTACTTGCGAAATCTGCTAGCATATGGTGTTCGGGTCGGAATGTACGGCGGTATGGGACTTATGCTTGC CACAATATGGATTCGACTTGGAAACTCTGACTCAATTATCAACGACCGTCTCTCTGTACATTTCTACAGTGTCGCATTCCTGGGATTT ATGTCTGTGGCTGGTATTCCTTCGT TCTTAGAAGAGCGTGCGGTATATTATCGCGAATCCAAGAACGGTCTCTACTCTACCCTCCCCTTCTTACTTTCGAATACATTGGTTAACATTCCATTCCTTTTCATTTCCACTATAATTTTTACTGTCATATGTTATTGGGCTATT GGCATGAATCCCGGAGCTTCTCAATTTTTCCGTTTCGTTATATATTTATTCCTATCTATTTTCGCCGCTGAGAGTCAGGCATTGGTGGTAGCGTCGTTGTTACCTATATTTGTTGCTGCTCTGGCAATCAgtgcttt CATGAACGGCTTCTGGATGAGTGTCGGCGGTTATTT CATCAAGGCGCGCTCTCTCCCCAGGTTCTGGTTCTACAGTTTCCATTATATGGACTACCAAAAATATGCCTTTGAGTTAATGACCAAC TCGGACCTTAGAGGGCTTTCCTTCACATGCGACACTATCATCAACGGCACATGTGCTTGCTCCTATCCTTCTTCGACACCGGACACTTGTACTGTTTCTGGCCAGGATGTCTTGAATTACCTTGACATCGGAAATATTGAAAGCAAACACTGGATTGGTATCCTCATCTCAATCGTCATAATTTATAGGCTCTT TTTATTCTTTGCTTTGAAAACCAAATCTGGTTGA
- a CDS encoding Lipase 1, with product MLLLNAVFFLLNPALANAAAVVNIGGSTIIGTEFKPSNVEFFGGIPYAEPPLGNLRLQPPVLLKSLPVKTLHAENFGLACLQTDLPRDTVSEDCLTLNIIRPAGISKKANLPVMVWVYGGANVIGGTSLYNGTEIVAHSVKRGTPIIFASMNYRLGPLGFPQGAEAGQKKILNLALEDQLTALEWIQENIGQFGGDKSKVTVFGESAGATAIRVHLQETRIDKFARAVILESTFSRPTFGPEAHEAAWQLFVASIPGCEAVANTPNTIDCIRQADTQSILQGLNGGQVFFFNGSNYQAVIDGPGGFLVDRPSVVPAKSRLPMLIGTNLDEGTIFTPQDTRSPDDIKNFILSATSPPVVSPAEQEAIIDRALAMYPDNPALGSPFNTGNDTFGLDGEYKRYAAIFADFIVQSTKRTMIQNRMDVGAKVFAYLFTDPDGVLIPDLIDTPPAPVAHSTEVFYVFGTLAKKTHTAVSLSSNMRDYWISFATSLDPNDNHGNVNRPRWEEYTQQNKVLLELNGHDTKTIPDNFREEQISFFQNNPDAFRR from the exons ATGTTGTTGCTTAATgctgttttctttcttttgaacCCTGCACTCGCTAACGCAGCGGCAGTCGTGAACATTGGAGGATCCACGATCATTGGGACCGAGTTCAAGCCATCCAATGTCGAATTCTTTGGAG GAATACCATATGCAGAGCCGCCATTGGGTAATCTTCGACTGCAGCCCCCGGTTCTACTCAAATCACTTCCAGTTAAGACATTACATGCCGAAAATTTTGGCTTAGCGTGCTTGCAAACG GACTTGCCCCGAGATACGGTTTCTGAAGATTGTCTTACGCTGAACATAATCCGCCCAGCTGGTATTTCTAAAAAAGCCAACCTTCCGGTGATGGTTTGGGTCTATGGAG GGGCAAACGTCA TCGGAGGCACTTCTCTTTATAATGGGACGGAAATCGTGGCTCACAGTGTAAAACGC GGCACACCAATCATTTTTGCGAGCATGAATTATCGCCTCGGCCCTTTAGGCTTCCCACAGGGTGCAGAAGCTGGTCAGAAAAAGATTCTCAATTTGGCTTTAGAGGACCAATTGACCGCGTTGGAATGGATCCAGGAGAATATCGGACAATTTGGCGGAGATAAATCCAAG GTTACGGTTTTCGGGGAAAGCGCAGGAGCTACTGCGATCAGGGTGCATCTTCAAGAGACAAGAATTGATAAGTTTGCTCGTGCTGTT ATACTGGAATCGACATTCTCGCGGCCTACTTTTGGTCCCGAAGCACACGAAGCAGCATGGCAACTCTTCGTGGCCTCAATCCCAGGCTGCGAAGCTGTAGCAAATACTCCAAATACTATCGACTGCATCCGTCAGGCGGATACCCAATCCATTCTGCAAGGCTTAAACGGAGGCCaggtcttcttcttcaacggATCGAATTACCAGGCTGTCATCGACGGGCCTGGCGGTTTTCTAGTTGACCGACCCTCCGTCGTTCCTGCTAAATCTCGACTGCCAATGCTCATTGGAACCAATCTCGACGAAGGTACAATATTTACCCCACAGGATACACGGTCGCCAGATGATATCAAAAATTTTATTCTGTCTGCAACGTCGCCTCCTGTTGTTAGCCCAGCCGAGCAGGAAGCAATCATCGATCGCGCATTGGCGATGTATCCCGATAATCCTGCCCTGGGTTCTCCTTTCAACACTGGGAATGATACTTTTGGGTTAGATGGCGAGTACAAGAGATATGCTGCTATAT TTGCCGACTTTATCGTCCAATCTACGAAGCGCACCATGATCCAAAACAGGATGGATGTAGGCGCGAAGGTTTTCGCGTACCTTTTCACAGATCCTGATGGCGTCCTCATCCCTGACTTGATTGATACTCCGCCGGCTCCTG TTGCCCATTCCACAGAAGTCTTTTACGTGTTCGGTACGCTTGCCAAAAAGACACATACAGCTGTTTCTTTGAGCAGCAACATGCGAGACTACTGGATCTCGTTCGCAACGAGCCTTGATCCAAATGACAACCATGGAAATGTAAACC GTCCTCGCTGGGAGGAATACACACAACAAAACAAG GTGTTATTGGAACTTAATGGGCATGACACAAAAACAATCCCGGATAATTTCAgagaagaacaaatttcattTTTCCAAAACAATCCCGATGCTTTCCGGCGTTAA